The nucleotide sequence GCAGATCCGCAAGCGGATCCCGAAGTGCAACATCGAGGTCCTCATCCCGGACTTCATGGGCGACGAGGCGGCGCTCGCCACCGTGATGCGCGCGCGACCCGAGATCCTCAACCACAACATCGAAACGGTGCCCAGCCTCTATCCACAGGTGCGGCCCAAGGGCCGTTATCCGCGCTCGCTCGAGCTGCTTAAGCGGGCCAAGCGGATGGACGCGACCGTCTACACCAAGTCGGGAATCATGCTGGGCTTGGGAGAGGAGATCGACGAGGTGATTCAGGTGTTCCGCGACCTGCGGGCGCACGACGTCGAGATTCTGACGGTTGGACAGTACCTGCGGCCCAGCCCCAACCATCTGCCAATCGCGCGCTACGTACCTCCGGACGAATTTGCCATGTTGAAAGTCGAGGCGCTCAAGCTCGGCTTCCGGCACGTCGAGTCCGGCCCTCTCGTGCGTAGCTCCTATCACGCAGCCAGCCAGGTCCCGGACCGGGCCGCCGCGGGCTGACCGTGGACGTTCGCCGGCTGGGGCTGGTTCCTTATGAGGAGGCCTGGGCGCACCAGAAACGGATGGCCGATGCGCGGCGTGCTGGCCTGGTCGCAGACACCCTGATCCTGCTCGAGCACCCGCACACCTACACCATTGGGCGGAGCGGCACGCGCGACCATGTCTTTCTTACCGAAGCCGAGTTGGCCGCGCGCGGCATTACCTGCCTCGATGTCGATCGCGGCGGCGACGTCACCTATCACGGCCCCGGCCAACTGGTTGGCTACCCGATCCTGGATCTTGGCCCGACCCCGGACGTCGGTCTCTACCTGCGCAAGCTCGAGGGTTGCCTGATCGACGTCCTCGGCGACTTCGGGATCGCGGCCGGCCGGCTCGCTGGCTTTACCGGTGTCTGGATCGGTGACCGCAAGATCGTGGCCATCGGCGTCAAGGTCTCGCAGGGCGTGACCACCCACGGCTTTGCCCTCAACGTATCGACCGATCTCAGCTTGTTCACGCACATCCTGGCCTGTGGAATCCCGGACAAGGGCGTGACCTCGATGGCGCTCGAGTTGGACGCCGCGCCGCCGATGGCGGCCGTGGAAGACGCCGTCGTCGCCCGCTTCTCCGAGCGCTTCGCGCTGTCGGGGAAGCCCGCCGCCCACGTTGCATAATTAGTCGCTTCGGGCGGTTAGCTCAGCTGGTAGAGCGTCTGCTTTACACGCAGAATGTCGGGAGTTCGAGCCTCTCACCGCCCAAATCCCACCCAAACGGAACGGTTGGATCCGCCCTGAGGAAGCTCGACCTTAGTGCCTGTTCCTCCAAGCCGCGAGCTGGAGCAGCATCGAGCCGATCAGTAGCGCGACGACGGCCAGGAAGCCGGACACCTTCAGTGGAGTGGGAACCTGCCGAGAGATAACCGATTGCTCGATGCCAAGCGCAACGAACAGAGCGATCCCACCGAAGGCGGATAGACGGCGCCCGCGTTCCGTCGCGGGAATATTCTTGGGACGTAGTCGCCGAGGAAAGGGAACCCAGTTGCCAGTCACCGCCGTATATACGCTGATGGTCAGGCCAGCGACTGTCAGCACCCAGCCGACTGTTTGTATCGTCCCCAAACTGTCCACATCAGACTGAGCGTTTCCTCGGCTGGAACCTTGCGCCGTTGTCGATAAATAGGGGCGGGCGCGAAGCCCACCCCTATTTCGAAATCGAGTCTTAGACGGCCGCGGGGACTCGCTCCTCGACTACCGAGCTCGGCTCTGCACCGACGCCGGTCTGCGAACGTACCGCGATCTCGGGGTACATCGCTTTCGCGCGCTGGTCGCCGCCGAGGGCTTCGCCGATGTAGGTACCGACGATTGCGAAGAGGAACCCGAGCGGGATGCTCACAATGCCTGGGTTCGATAGCGCGAATGCGGGATGCGCCGCCGGCACCGTATTGAGACCGGGTCCGATCACGATCAGGAGGATCGACACGGCCGTCCCGCCGATCAGACCGAAGACGGCGCCGACGGTATTGAACCGCTTCCAGAAAAGCGTGAAGAGGATAACCGGCAGGTTGCCACTGGACGCCACCGCGAAGGCCGCGGCGACCAACTGGGCAGCATTGGCCGTGGGCAGGTTGATCGCGACGAGCACGGCGATGACGCCGACCCCGACGGCCGCAATGCGCGCAACCGTCACCTGTTCCCGCTCGCTTTCCTTGCCGCCTCGGATGACATTCATCCAGAAGTCGTGCGCAAAGGCGCTGGAGGCCGCGAGAGTGAGACCCGCGACCACCGCAAGGATGGTGGCGAAGGCGACCGCCGAGATGAACCCGAGCAGCAGCTCACCACCAAAGGAGTTCGGCCCACCGCCGAGAAACTCCGCCAGCTTGGGCGCCGCGAGGTTGGAGTTCGGGATCTTCGCCTTGCCGACGAGCAC is from Candidatus Dormiibacterota bacterium and encodes:
- the lipA gene encoding lipoyl synthase produces the protein MADVAPIKFYGRSKRNAVVPIDTRRPEWLRVRLPGGDNYSELKGIMRGLELHTVCEEARCPNIGECWQARTATFMILGDTCTRACGFCAVKTGRPGTLDLGEPIRVAEAVERMGLHHAVITSVNRDELQDGGAAIFAGTIRQIRKRIPKCNIEVLIPDFMGDEAALATVMRARPEILNHNIETVPSLYPQVRPKGRYPRSLELLKRAKRMDATVYTKSGIMLGLGEEIDEVIQVFRDLRAHDVEILTVGQYLRPSPNHLPIARYVPPDEFAMLKVEALKLGFRHVESGPLVRSSYHAASQVPDRAAAG
- the lipB gene encoding lipoyl(octanoyl) transferase LipB, which produces MTVDVRRLGLVPYEEAWAHQKRMADARRAGLVADTLILLEHPHTYTIGRSGTRDHVFLTEAELAARGITCLDVDRGGDVTYHGPGQLVGYPILDLGPTPDVGLYLRKLEGCLIDVLGDFGIAAGRLAGFTGVWIGDRKIVAIGVKVSQGVTTHGFALNVSTDLSLFTHILACGIPDKGVTSMALELDAAPPMAAVEDAVVARFSERFALSGKPAAHVA